The proteins below come from a single Streptococcus hyointestinalis genomic window:
- a CDS encoding PhoH family protein → MMSLFGTNERHLKVIEKALNVTIHARVERVQVIGEESAVEVARLVINALLVLVGRGMLVNTSDVVTALNMAQNGTIDKFVALYEEEIIKDNYGKPIRVKTLGQKVYVDSVKKHDIVFGIGPAGTGKTFLAVTLAVTALKRGQVKRIILTRPAVEAGESLGFLPGDLKEKVDPYLRPVYDALYQILGKEQTTRLMEREIIEIAPLAYMRGRTLDDAFVILDEAQNTTIMQMKMFLTRLGFNSKMIVNGDTSQIDLPRNVKSGLIDATQKLKNIEQIDFIYLSAKDVVRHPVVAEIITAYEEDTERPDMPKESQKEETASGLTSYEVIDELPTSDES, encoded by the coding sequence ATGATGAGTCTCTTTGGAACGAATGAACGGCATTTAAAAGTTATCGAAAAGGCGCTAAATGTGACTATTCACGCTCGGGTGGAGCGTGTGCAGGTGATTGGTGAGGAGTCAGCTGTTGAAGTGGCGAGACTAGTCATCAATGCCCTCCTTGTCCTTGTTGGGCGTGGCATGCTGGTCAATACCTCTGACGTGGTCACTGCGCTCAACATGGCGCAAAATGGTACTATTGACAAGTTTGTAGCCCTCTATGAGGAAGAAATCATCAAGGACAACTACGGCAAGCCCATCCGTGTCAAGACACTGGGGCAAAAGGTCTATGTCGATAGTGTCAAAAAGCACGACATCGTCTTTGGGATTGGACCAGCTGGTACTGGTAAGACCTTTCTAGCGGTGACTTTGGCTGTGACAGCGCTCAAGCGTGGTCAAGTCAAGCGTATCATCCTCACCCGTCCCGCAGTTGAAGCGGGCGAGAGCCTTGGTTTTCTGCCAGGGGACTTAAAAGAAAAGGTCGACCCTTATCTGCGTCCTGTTTATGACGCTCTCTATCAGATTTTAGGCAAAGAGCAGACCACACGGCTCATGGAGCGTGAGATTATCGAGATTGCACCGCTTGCTTATATGCGTGGGCGTACACTTGATGACGCCTTTGTCATCCTCGATGAAGCGCAAAATACCACCATCATGCAGATGAAGATGTTTCTGACTCGTCTTGGCTTTAACTCCAAGATGATTGTCAATGGCGATACCAGCCAGATTGACCTGCCAAGAAATGTCAAGTCTGGTTTGATTGACGCAACGCAGAAGCTGAAAAATATCGAGCAGATTGACTTTATCTATCTGTCTGCTAAGGACGTGGTGCGCCACCCAGTGGTCGCTGAAATCATCACCGCCTACGAGGAAGATACCGAAAGACCCGACATGCCTAAGGAAAGTCAGAAAGAGGAAACGGCATCTGGTCTCACCAGCTATGAAGTGATTGATGAGCTGCCAACTTCTGATGAGAGCTGA
- the ybeY gene encoding rRNA maturation RNase YbeY: MYVEMIDETGQVSEAIKKQTLDLLQFAAEKTGKEDKEMAVTFVTNERSHELNLEYRDTDRPTDVISLEYKPDEAITIDEDMLAADPDLALMMSEFDSYIGELFISVDKAHEQARDYGHSFEREMGFLAVHGFLHINGYDHYTPEEEEEMFTLQEEILSAYGLTRQ, encoded by the coding sequence ATGTATGTAGAAATGATTGATGAGACGGGTCAAGTCTCAGAAGCTATCAAAAAGCAGACGCTGGATTTGCTGCAGTTTGCGGCTGAAAAGACTGGCAAAGAGGATAAGGAAATGGCGGTCACCTTTGTAACCAACGAGCGTAGTCATGAGCTCAATCTAGAGTATCGTGATACCGACCGTCCGACAGATGTCATCAGCCTAGAGTACAAGCCAGACGAGGCTATCACTATCGATGAGGACATGCTGGCAGCTGACCCAGACTTAGCTCTCATGATGTCAGAGTTTGACAGCTATATCGGTGAGCTCTTCATCTCGGTGGACAAGGCTCACGAGCAAGCCCGTGACTACGGTCACTCCTTTGAGCGAGAGATGGGATTTTTAGCGGTGCATGGCTTTTTACACATCAATGGCTATGACCACTACACCCCAGAGGAAGAAGAAGAAATGTTTACGCTGCAAGAAGAGATTTTGAGCGCCTATGGACTTACAAGACAATAA
- a CDS encoding diacylglycerol kinase family protein has translation MDLQDNNQKKWKNRDLLTSMEFAMTGVVTAFKEERNMRKHMVSAVLVIIAGFIFQVSAIEWLFLLLSIFLVVTFEIINSALENVVDLASGYHFSLLAKNAKDMAAGAVLVISGYAVLTGLIIFVPKVLKLIFR, from the coding sequence ATGGACTTACAAGACAATAACCAAAAAAAGTGGAAAAATCGTGATTTACTAACCAGCATGGAGTTCGCCATGACAGGGGTCGTGACGGCTTTTAAGGAAGAGCGCAACATGCGTAAGCACATGGTGTCGGCTGTCCTTGTGATTATCGCTGGTTTTATTTTTCAAGTATCGGCTATCGAATGGCTCTTTTTACTGCTTAGTATCTTTTTGGTCGTGACTTTTGAGATTATCAACTCGGCTCTTGAAAATGTGGTGGACCTAGCTAGTGGCTACCACTTTTCGCTCCTTGCTAAGAACGCCAAGGACATGGCAGCTGGAGCGGTGCTGGTCATTTCAGGCTATGCTGTTTTAACAGGCTTGATTATCTTTGTGCCAAAGGTGCTAAAGCTCATCTTTAGATAG
- the era gene encoding GTPase Era, which produces MFKSGFVAILGRPNVGKSTFLNHVMGQKIAIMSDKAQTTRNKIMGIYTTDSEQIVFIDTPGIHKPKTALGDFMVESAYSTLREVDTVLFMVPADEARGKGDDMIMERLKQAKVPVILVINKIDKVHPDQLLEKIEDYSAQMDFQEIVPISALQGNNIPRLLEILKDNLEEGFQYFPADQITDHPERFLVSEMIREKVLLLTREEVPHSVAVVVDSMKRDEETDKVHIRATIMVERDSQKGIIIGKKGAMLKKIGSLARRDIELMLGDKVYLETWVKVKKNWRDKKLDLADFGYNKKEY; this is translated from the coding sequence ATGTTTAAGTCAGGTTTTGTGGCGATTTTGGGTCGCCCAAATGTAGGAAAATCAACCTTTTTGAACCATGTCATGGGGCAAAAGATCGCTATCATGAGCGATAAAGCCCAAACCACTCGCAATAAAATCATGGGGATCTACACGACAGACAGTGAGCAGATTGTCTTTATCGACACACCAGGGATTCACAAGCCAAAGACGGCGCTTGGGGACTTTATGGTGGAGTCTGCCTACAGTACACTGCGTGAGGTGGACACGGTGCTATTTATGGTGCCAGCGGACGAGGCTCGTGGTAAGGGTGATGACATGATTATGGAGCGCTTGAAGCAGGCAAAAGTGCCCGTGATTTTGGTCATCAATAAAATCGACAAGGTGCACCCAGACCAGCTCTTAGAAAAAATCGAGGACTACAGCGCACAGATGGACTTTCAGGAAATCGTGCCTATCTCAGCCCTGCAGGGCAATAACATCCCTAGACTCCTTGAGATTTTAAAAGATAACCTAGAGGAAGGTTTCCAGTACTTCCCAGCGGATCAGATCACAGACCACCCAGAGCGCTTTTTGGTGTCTGAGATGATCCGTGAGAAGGTCTTGCTCCTCACTCGTGAGGAAGTGCCTCACTCTGTAGCGGTGGTGGTGGATAGCATGAAGCGGGACGAGGAGACCGACAAGGTGCATATCAGAGCCACTATCATGGTCGAGCGTGACAGCCAAAAAGGTATCATCATCGGTAAAAAAGGCGCTATGCTCAAGAAAATCGGCAGTCTCGCCCGCCGTGACATCGAGCTCATGCTAGGCGATAAGGTCTATCTGGAAACTTGGGTCAAGGTCAAGAAAAACTGGCGAGACAAAAAACTAGACCTGGCAGACTTTGGTTACAACAAAAAAGAATATTAA